The Sorangiineae bacterium MSr11367 genome window below encodes:
- a CDS encoding TM2 domain-containing protein — protein MQGGYPPPPGQGGPNQPGGYGQAPGGQNPYGGGYGPPPPGGPMAPYPGGPGGVPGAGPGAPYGVDPVTGLPFSDKSKIIAGILQLLIGAFGVGRFYTGHTMIAIAQIAVTWLTCGVGVIWPIVDGIMMLTGKVTDAQGRPLRDGT, from the coding sequence ATGCAAGGTGGATATCCTCCTCCCCCTGGACAGGGTGGTCCGAATCAACCCGGCGGCTACGGCCAGGCGCCGGGCGGGCAAAACCCATACGGCGGCGGCTACGGGCCTCCCCCTCCCGGCGGGCCCATGGCCCCGTATCCGGGTGGTCCAGGCGGCGTCCCCGGTGCAGGCCCGGGCGCACCCTACGGTGTCGATCCCGTCACGGGGCTCCCCTTCTCGGACAAGAGCAAAATCATCGCGGGCATTTTGCAGCTGCTCATCGGCGCCTTCGGCGTGGGCCGCTTCTACACGGGCCACACGATGATCGCGATCGCGCAAATCGCCGTCACCTGGCTCACCTGCGGCGTCGGCGTGATCTGGCCCATCGTCGACGGCATCATGATGCTCACGGGCAAAGTCACCGACGCCCAAGGCCGCCCCCTCCGCGACGGCACTTAA
- a CDS encoding TerB family tellurite resistance protein, whose protein sequence is MISVTEGLAGLRILVAVAKADGRLLDEERTALEEALEGVSLPDGVTLETLLEEETDVEEQIQRIVSPEARRETYDAAVSIALVDGERVAQENAILDRMKLAFGYAASIVPPAPPVAHAVAEAVQPPQPRSGFLADLVNETKDTILPSNIKKVPDPKRRAAEIEEDVLKYSIMSAVLGAFPVPGVAIATDVAVVALQAKLVRDIGQYFGNTMDKKAVSSLLGGVVGGTGMRIAVNNLAKLVPGWGSVVGATTSFATTWAIGKVAERYFASGGTVPVAQLRKEFKDAKKDGKEAYDKNKESVEAKASRTKLALEALNADLQAQRISQDEYDERVEKLA, encoded by the coding sequence ATGATCAGCGTTACCGAAGGGCTCGCCGGGCTGCGCATCCTCGTGGCCGTGGCCAAAGCGGATGGCCGATTGCTCGACGAAGAGCGGACCGCGCTCGAGGAGGCGCTCGAGGGCGTCTCCCTTCCCGACGGCGTGACACTGGAAACGCTCCTCGAGGAGGAGACCGACGTCGAAGAGCAAATCCAGCGCATCGTCTCCCCCGAGGCTCGCCGCGAGACGTACGACGCGGCGGTGAGCATCGCGCTCGTCGACGGCGAACGGGTCGCGCAAGAGAACGCGATCCTCGATCGCATGAAGCTCGCCTTCGGCTACGCGGCCTCCATCGTGCCACCGGCCCCGCCAGTCGCGCATGCGGTGGCGGAGGCCGTGCAACCTCCGCAGCCGCGCAGTGGCTTCCTCGCGGATCTGGTCAACGAAACGAAGGACACCATCCTTCCGAGCAACATCAAGAAGGTGCCCGATCCGAAACGCCGCGCCGCCGAGATCGAGGAAGACGTCTTGAAGTACTCGATCATGAGCGCGGTGCTCGGAGCGTTCCCCGTTCCCGGCGTGGCCATCGCCACGGACGTCGCGGTGGTGGCCTTGCAGGCGAAGCTCGTACGCGACATCGGCCAGTACTTCGGCAACACGATGGACAAGAAGGCGGTGAGCTCACTCCTCGGCGGCGTCGTCGGCGGCACGGGCATGCGCATCGCCGTGAACAACTTGGCGAAGCTCGTTCCCGGATGGGGAAGCGTCGTGGGCGCCACGACATCGTTCGCGACGACGTGGGCCATCGGCAAAGTGGCCGAGCGCTACTTTGCGAGCGGCGGGACCGTGCCCGTCGCCCAGCTTCGCAAGGAATTCAAAGACGCGAAGAAGGACGGCAAAGAGGCTTACGACAAGAACAAAGAAAGCGTCGAGGCCAAGGCGAGTCGCACCAAGCTTGCGCTGGAAGCGCTCAACGCCGACCTGCAAGCCCAGCGGATCTCCCAGGACGAGTACGACGAACGCGTGGAAAAGCTTGCTTAG
- a CDS encoding OmpA family protein, whose translation MIRAYPKTVGLVALSLLVGCGSTPPPKELLEARTAYQKAQTGQANQVNPAQVHVAKGSLDQAEKSYDDEPGSPETRDRAYIALRKSQLADAQAGMMVAERQREQAQKELQTTQVAMGRKTERELESAKKQLERSQQQLEDERRRTKEALDNLAKMAEVKNDNRGMVITLSGQVLFASGASALLPAAMSALDNVVTALKANPDRSITVEGHTDSQGQRGFNMDLSQKRADSVRQYIISHGLPPEIVKAVGVGPDRPVASNGTAEGRANNRRVEIIVSPPERK comes from the coding sequence ATGATTCGGGCGTACCCCAAGACCGTCGGATTGGTGGCCTTGAGTCTCCTCGTCGGGTGTGGCTCCACCCCGCCGCCGAAGGAGCTGTTGGAGGCGCGCACGGCCTATCAAAAGGCGCAGACGGGCCAGGCCAACCAGGTGAACCCGGCGCAAGTGCACGTGGCCAAAGGCTCGCTCGATCAGGCCGAGAAATCCTACGACGACGAGCCGGGCTCGCCGGAAACGCGCGACCGCGCGTACATCGCGCTTCGCAAGTCGCAACTCGCCGATGCGCAAGCCGGCATGATGGTCGCCGAACGCCAGCGCGAGCAGGCGCAGAAGGAGCTCCAGACCACGCAGGTAGCGATGGGCAGGAAGACGGAGCGCGAGCTCGAAAGCGCGAAAAAGCAGCTCGAGCGCTCGCAGCAGCAGCTCGAGGACGAGCGTCGCCGCACCAAGGAAGCGCTCGACAACCTCGCCAAGATGGCGGAGGTCAAGAACGACAACCGCGGCATGGTCATCACGCTGTCGGGTCAGGTTCTCTTTGCCTCGGGCGCGTCGGCGTTGTTGCCGGCGGCCATGAGCGCACTCGACAACGTCGTCACCGCCCTGAAGGCCAACCCGGATCGCAGCATCACCGTCGAAGGCCACACCGACTCGCAGGGTCAGCGCGGCTTCAACATGGATCTCTCGCAGAAGCGGGCGGATTCCGTGCGGCAGTACATCATCTCGCACGGCCTTCCTCCGGAGATCGTGAAGGCGGTGGGCGTCGGCCCCGATCGGCCCGTGGCCAGCAATGGCACCGCGGAGGGGCGTGCCAACAATCGGCGCGTCGAGATCATCGTCTCGCCGCCCGAGCGCAAGTAG
- a CDS encoding DUF4398 domain-containing protein, with translation MKQIALTAAATITAWLMAGCGSYPAPNGRLADSQASVRAAQEVGAQNNPQAALHLKLAQEQIDQAKALINDGDNKRAEFVLLRAEADAELAVALARESTARAEAQQALDELKSLKSGDRK, from the coding sequence ATGAAACAGATCGCGTTGACGGCGGCGGCAACCATCACAGCCTGGCTCATGGCTGGATGCGGTTCGTACCCTGCGCCAAATGGACGCCTTGCAGATTCCCAAGCGTCCGTACGTGCGGCCCAGGAAGTAGGCGCTCAGAACAACCCGCAAGCCGCGCTTCACTTAAAGTTGGCCCAAGAGCAGATCGACCAGGCAAAGGCACTCATCAACGACGGCGACAACAAGCGCGCCGAGTTCGTGCTCCTTCGCGCCGAGGCAGACGCCGAGCTCGCTGTGGCCCTGGCGCGCGAGTCCACGGCACGCGCGGAGGCTCAACAAGCGCTGGACGAGCTCAAGTCCCTCAAATCAGGAGACAGGAAATGA
- a CDS encoding arginase family protein produces the protein MNPYEELATLLRPAGGGLFLVSTGRAEQIELQKTIYGAATEEEVGQKWRAALAEIAAAKVVILGAPSDVGAGFLRGANMGPQAIRQELLKAKKTGGGLPAGVVDAGDVFVVPQLLHDDMLAPAQREASARALYPGVEPAVRASLPVSPLSILERAIDLLFAINPKVVPIVLGGDHSCAWPVSAALARARAASVNPANPAKPAKPAWGIVQMDAHTDLLEERLGIRYCFATWSYHASRLLARPDHMVQVGIRATRHPRAHWENDVGVRQFWADECNRDPAAAIDAIVEHLLARGIESIYFSNDIDGTDDQFADATGTPEPHGLQPDFVLGLIHRLGKEFHLCAGDIMEVAPPIPRYPGGTERTVALAAQYITETITAALR, from the coding sequence ATGAATCCGTATGAGGAGCTTGCAACCCTACTTCGCCCCGCCGGCGGTGGTCTTTTCCTGGTTTCGACCGGGCGCGCCGAGCAAATCGAGCTGCAAAAAACCATCTACGGTGCAGCAACTGAGGAGGAGGTAGGACAAAAATGGCGTGCCGCACTGGCTGAAATTGCAGCGGCGAAGGTGGTCATTCTCGGTGCGCCATCCGACGTTGGAGCCGGGTTTTTGCGGGGTGCCAACATGGGGCCGCAGGCGATTCGGCAGGAGCTGTTGAAGGCCAAAAAGACGGGAGGCGGCCTACCGGCGGGGGTGGTGGACGCCGGCGATGTCTTCGTCGTGCCGCAGCTTCTCCACGACGACATGCTGGCGCCCGCGCAGCGGGAAGCCTCGGCGCGGGCGCTCTATCCCGGGGTCGAGCCCGCGGTTCGGGCCTCGCTGCCTGTCTCGCCGCTTTCCATCTTGGAGCGCGCCATCGATTTGCTGTTCGCCATCAACCCAAAGGTCGTTCCCATCGTTTTGGGCGGCGACCATTCGTGCGCATGGCCCGTGTCGGCGGCGTTGGCCCGCGCGCGCGCGGCGTCGGTCAACCCAGCCAACCCAGCCAAACCAGCCAAACCAGCCTGGGGCATCGTCCAAATGGACGCGCATACCGACTTGCTCGAGGAAAGACTCGGTATTCGTTATTGTTTTGCGACATGGAGCTACCACGCGAGCCGCCTGCTCGCGCGACCCGACCATATGGTGCAAGTCGGTATTCGCGCCACCCGCCACCCGCGCGCGCATTGGGAAAATGACGTAGGGGTGAGGCAGTTTTGGGCCGACGAATGCAATCGCGATCCCGCGGCCGCCATCGACGCCATCGTGGAACACCTTTTGGCCCGCGGCATCGAGTCCATTTACTTCTCGAACGACATCGACGGCACCGACGATCAGTTCGCCGATGCAACCGGCACACCCGAGCCCCACGGCCTGCAGCCCGACTTCGTGCTCGGCCTAATCCACCGCTTGGGTAAGGAGTTCCACCTTTGTGCGGGCGACATCATGGAGGTCGCGCCCCCCATCCCCCGCTATCCAGGCGGAACGGAACGCACCGTCGCCCTCGCCGCCCAATACATCACCGAAACCATCACCGCCGCCCTCCGCTAG
- a CDS encoding MFS transporter translates to MAPNLFRYRDFRLYQCARFLLTIAIQMQSVAVAWQVYDLTRRPLDLGYVGLAQFLPLVCLSPITGAAADRFDRRHVVLVTNLGIALSAVLLFTSAMAHVEHAYFIYAILAFFGTVRAFSGPAASALITHLVPMEEFPRSVAWSSTVWQIATVLGPALGGIVYGLFGGPAGVYAISALLATAAFTCVLALNVRTGRMERTATSLATLSAGVRYVFSQKLLLGSITLDLFAVLLGGAVALLPIFARDILHTGPWGLGLLRSGPALGASMMAIWLAFHPLRQKVGLLMFACVGLYGLATIVFAVSQTYVLSLLALVVAGASDMVSVVVRGTLVQIATPPAMRGRVSAVNQVFVGASNELGEFESGLTAAWLGAVRAAVLGGAATCIVVLACMKLFPALRNVDRIDRVPQGNP, encoded by the coding sequence ATGGCGCCTAATCTTTTCCGGTATCGAGACTTCCGTCTCTACCAGTGTGCGCGCTTCTTACTGACCATCGCCATTCAAATGCAGAGCGTGGCCGTCGCGTGGCAGGTCTACGACCTCACGCGGCGACCTCTGGATCTCGGCTACGTCGGTCTCGCGCAGTTTCTCCCGCTGGTGTGCCTTTCGCCCATCACCGGCGCCGCGGCGGATCGCTTCGATCGACGCCATGTGGTGCTGGTGACCAACCTCGGCATCGCCCTCTCGGCGGTGCTCCTCTTCACGTCGGCCATGGCGCATGTCGAGCACGCGTACTTCATCTACGCGATCCTCGCGTTTTTCGGCACCGTGCGCGCCTTCTCCGGACCGGCGGCCTCCGCGCTGATCACGCACCTCGTGCCGATGGAGGAGTTTCCGCGCTCGGTCGCATGGAGCTCCACGGTATGGCAAATCGCGACGGTGCTCGGGCCTGCGTTGGGCGGCATCGTCTATGGCCTTTTCGGCGGGCCCGCAGGCGTCTACGCCATCAGCGCGCTGCTCGCCACCGCGGCCTTCACGTGCGTGCTCGCGCTCAACGTGCGCACGGGGCGCATGGAGCGCACGGCCACGTCGCTGGCCACGCTTTCGGCGGGCGTGCGCTACGTCTTTTCGCAGAAGCTCCTTCTCGGATCGATCACGCTCGACCTGTTCGCCGTGCTGCTGGGCGGCGCTGTGGCACTTCTGCCGATCTTCGCCCGCGATATCCTGCACACGGGTCCGTGGGGCCTCGGCCTGTTGCGCAGCGGCCCGGCATTGGGCGCATCGATGATGGCCATCTGGCTGGCCTTCCACCCGCTGCGGCAGAAGGTGGGGCTGCTCATGTTTGCGTGCGTCGGCCTCTACGGCCTGGCCACCATCGTCTTCGCCGTGTCGCAGACGTACGTGCTCTCGCTGCTGGCCCTCGTGGTCGCTGGCGCCTCGGACATGGTGAGCGTGGTGGTGCGCGGTACCCTGGTGCAAATCGCCACGCCACCTGCGATGCGCGGACGGGTGAGTGCGGTCAACCAAGTCTTCGTCGGCGCCTCCAACGAGCTCGGCGAGTTCGAATCGGGCCTCACCGCCGCGTGGCTCGGCGCGGTACGCGCAGCCGTCCTGGGCGGCGCCGCCACATGCATCGTCGTGCTGGCCTGCATGAAGCTCTTTCCAGCCCTCCGCAACGTCGACCGCATCGACCGCGTCCCCCAAGGCAACCCCTAG
- a CDS encoding TlpA family protein disulfide reductase has product MGRLPSLGCALAVLLIGCDKSDASSSRTSGRSEVVVATGSMPTAAPAPSPQPAHTAPAAPRKLCEGETASRTLPKMALARAQASGATPLAPEISTGNGRWTWLNFFAAWCGPCKEEIPRLRTWEKKLAQAGTKVELVFLSVDDDERQLAKFLDAQPQDGVRAALWIKETVRDGWLGAMKMKNPPELPEHALIDPTGKVRCVIEGALEDSDYGPFAAYLAK; this is encoded by the coding sequence ATGGGTCGATTGCCGTCTTTAGGTTGTGCCCTCGCCGTTCTGTTGATCGGCTGCGACAAGTCGGACGCATCGAGCTCGCGGACCTCCGGACGGAGCGAGGTCGTCGTGGCCACGGGGAGCATGCCCACCGCGGCCCCTGCCCCTTCGCCGCAGCCCGCGCACACGGCACCGGCCGCGCCCCGCAAGCTGTGCGAAGGCGAAACGGCGTCGCGTACGTTGCCGAAGATGGCGCTCGCACGCGCGCAGGCCTCCGGCGCAACGCCGCTCGCGCCCGAGATTTCCACGGGCAATGGGCGCTGGACGTGGTTGAACTTCTTCGCCGCGTGGTGTGGGCCGTGCAAAGAGGAGATCCCGCGCCTGCGCACCTGGGAGAAGAAGCTCGCGCAGGCCGGCACCAAGGTGGAGCTGGTGTTTCTCTCGGTGGACGACGACGAACGGCAGCTCGCCAAGTTCCTCGACGCGCAGCCGCAAGACGGCGTGCGGGCGGCGCTCTGGATCAAGGAGACCGTGCGCGATGGCTGGCTCGGCGCGATGAAGATGAAGAACCCGCCGGAGCTGCCGGAACATGCGCTCATCGACCCCACGGGAAAAGTGCGTTGCGTGATCGAGGGGGCGCTCGAGGACAGCGATTACGGGCCCTTCGCGGCCTACCTGGCGAAATAG
- the rpiB gene encoding ribose 5-phosphate isomerase B, translating to MKIAIAGDHAGFELKEALAKVLTDAGHEVKNLGTNDGSKPSDYPDFAVAMGEALSRGDVERGVLVCGSGVGISVAVNKFPGVRAGLCHDTYSAHQGVEHDDMNVLCIGARIIGSALATELVLAFVAAKYTHEERHVRRLAKVKAIEERFTRR from the coding sequence ATGAAGATCGCGATTGCGGGGGATCACGCAGGATTCGAGCTCAAGGAAGCGCTAGCCAAAGTCCTCACGGATGCCGGCCACGAGGTGAAAAACCTCGGCACGAACGACGGTTCCAAGCCGTCCGACTACCCGGATTTCGCGGTGGCCATGGGCGAAGCCCTGTCTCGCGGCGACGTGGAACGCGGCGTGCTGGTGTGCGGCAGCGGTGTCGGCATTTCCGTTGCCGTCAACAAATTTCCAGGAGTGCGTGCCGGGCTCTGTCACGACACGTACTCGGCGCACCAAGGCGTGGAGCACGACGACATGAACGTGCTGTGCATCGGCGCGCGCATCATCGGCTCGGCGCTGGCGACCGAGCTCGTTCTCGCGTTCGTGGCGGCGAAGTATACGCACGAGGAGCGTCACGTGCGCCGCCTCGCGAAAGTGAAGGCCATCGAGGAGCGCTTCACGCGTCGATGA
- a CDS encoding DUF4230 domain-containing protein: MSANADDAIPSSPSSRRAMPLWPMLLVGLVCLIGTAAYFVSNYVFRAPTSASSVVSVRPSATLLVAVHDLARLETTELHMEKVIDLTDTQSRFFGLVQGTDAILLVASGDVSIGVDLSKLREDDVSMDAKTKVATLRLPEPEIFSVHLDEKKTYVYRRTTSLIAEPNAQLETQARQQAVESIEKAARETDVTDRAKRQAERQLRTLATGLGATSVNVTWR; the protein is encoded by the coding sequence GTGAGTGCCAACGCCGACGACGCCATTCCCTCATCGCCGTCCTCGCGCCGCGCGATGCCGCTCTGGCCGATGCTGCTCGTCGGCCTCGTATGCTTGATCGGCACCGCGGCGTACTTCGTGTCGAACTACGTGTTCCGCGCGCCAACCAGCGCGAGTTCCGTCGTTTCCGTGCGCCCATCGGCCACGCTCCTCGTGGCCGTGCACGATCTCGCGCGCCTCGAGACCACCGAGCTTCACATGGAGAAGGTCATCGACCTGACCGACACACAAAGCCGCTTCTTCGGCTTGGTGCAGGGCACGGACGCCATCCTTCTCGTCGCCTCGGGTGACGTCTCCATCGGCGTGGATCTGTCGAAGCTGCGCGAAGACGACGTGAGCATGGACGCGAAGACCAAGGTCGCGACCCTCCGTCTCCCCGAGCCAGAAATCTTCTCCGTGCACCTCGACGAGAAGAAGACCTACGTCTACCGCCGCACCACGAGCCTCATCGCCGAACCCAACGCCCAACTCGAAACGCAGGCGCGCCAGCAAGCCGTCGAATCCATCGAAAAAGCCGCCCGCGAAACCGACGTCACCGACCGCGCCAAACGCCAAGCCGAACGCCAACTCCGCACCCTCGCCACCGGCCTCGGAGCGACGTCGGTCAACGTCACGTGGCGCTAA
- a CDS encoding M2 family metallopeptidase, with amino-acid sequence MPTASPSATPEDAQRFAAQVDQDLRKRWVARDQASWVNQNFITDDTEAVAASRESETAEYVTKAIKAATRFDKVPGVSPEVARQLWLLKLAQVVPAPSDAKERDELAEIESWMTGTYGKGKYKPQPNGALAKGAAKYLKAAKGKDAKTEYTLGDLSRVLAKSRNYDELTEAWAGWHSISAVMKDKFARYTELGNKGAREIGFTDMGALWRSAYDMPPDAFEADLERLWQQVKPLYDQLHCFVRSRLREKYGKDKVSEQGPIPAQLLGNMWSQEWGDIYDLVEPYKGEASLDVSKSLRDKKYDAVKMVKLGESFFTSLGFDPLPKSFWERSLFTKPEGREVVCHASAWDVTWNNDLRIKMCIEPTENDLITIHHELGHDYYFHQYYKLPILFQSGANDGFHEGIGDTLALSVTPQYLKGLGLLNAAPDNPKATVNQQMKNALEKIAFLPFGLVIDKWRWDVFAGKTPKDKYNESWWALRTKYQGIAPPVSRSEADFDPGAKYHVPASTPYIRYFLARIYQFQFHRALCKAAGHTGRLDTCSIYGNKEAGKKLAAMLSMGSSKPWPEALAAMSGETKADASAMLEYFAPLKDYLGEQTKGMKCGW; translated from the coding sequence GTGCCCACTGCATCGCCGAGCGCAACACCGGAAGATGCACAGCGCTTCGCCGCACAGGTGGATCAAGATCTGCGAAAGCGTTGGGTCGCGCGCGATCAGGCCAGCTGGGTGAATCAAAATTTCATCACCGACGACACCGAAGCGGTGGCTGCATCACGTGAGTCGGAGACCGCGGAATACGTGACGAAGGCCATCAAGGCCGCGACGCGCTTCGACAAGGTTCCGGGGGTGAGCCCCGAGGTAGCGCGGCAGCTTTGGCTGCTCAAACTCGCGCAAGTGGTCCCCGCGCCGAGCGATGCGAAGGAACGCGACGAGCTCGCGGAGATCGAATCGTGGATGACCGGCACCTACGGCAAAGGCAAATACAAGCCGCAGCCGAACGGCGCGCTGGCGAAGGGCGCGGCGAAATATTTGAAGGCGGCCAAAGGCAAGGACGCGAAGACCGAGTACACGCTCGGGGACCTTTCGCGCGTGCTGGCCAAGAGCCGCAACTACGACGAGCTCACGGAAGCATGGGCCGGGTGGCACTCCATTTCGGCGGTGATGAAGGACAAGTTCGCGCGCTACACCGAATTGGGAAACAAGGGCGCGCGCGAAATCGGCTTCACCGATATGGGTGCGCTCTGGCGCTCCGCCTACGACATGCCGCCCGATGCCTTCGAGGCCGATCTCGAGCGCCTGTGGCAGCAGGTGAAGCCGCTCTACGATCAGCTCCACTGCTTCGTGCGTTCGCGGCTGCGCGAGAAGTACGGCAAGGACAAGGTTTCCGAGCAGGGGCCCATCCCCGCGCAGCTTCTGGGAAACATGTGGTCGCAGGAATGGGGCGATATTTACGATTTGGTGGAGCCCTACAAGGGTGAAGCCTCGCTCGACGTGAGCAAGAGCCTGCGCGACAAGAAGTACGACGCGGTGAAGATGGTGAAGCTGGGCGAGTCGTTCTTCACGTCGCTCGGGTTCGATCCGCTGCCCAAGTCGTTCTGGGAGCGCTCGCTGTTCACCAAGCCGGAGGGCCGCGAGGTCGTCTGCCACGCGAGCGCGTGGGACGTGACCTGGAACAACGACCTGCGCATCAAGATGTGCATCGAGCCGACGGAGAACGACTTAATTACGATTCACCACGAGCTCGGGCACGATTACTACTTTCATCAATATTACAAATTGCCGATTCTCTTCCAGAGCGGCGCCAACGACGGATTCCACGAGGGCATTGGCGACACCTTGGCCCTCAGCGTGACGCCGCAGTACCTGAAAGGGCTGGGGCTCCTCAACGCGGCGCCGGACAACCCGAAGGCCACGGTGAACCAGCAGATGAAGAACGCGCTCGAGAAGATCGCGTTCTTGCCCTTCGGGTTGGTGATCGACAAGTGGCGCTGGGACGTGTTCGCCGGCAAGACGCCGAAGGACAAGTACAACGAGTCATGGTGGGCGCTGCGCACGAAGTACCAGGGCATTGCGCCGCCGGTCTCGCGCTCCGAGGCCGACTTCGATCCAGGCGCGAAGTACCACGTGCCCGCAAGCACGCCGTACATCCGCTACTTCTTGGCGCGGATTTACCAGTTCCAATTCCACCGCGCCTTGTGCAAGGCCGCCGGCCACACGGGCCGCCTCGACACGTGCTCGATCTACGGGAACAAGGAAGCCGGCAAGAAGCTCGCGGCCATGCTCTCGATGGGCTCGAGCAAACCTTGGCCCGAGGCGCTTGCGGCGATGAGCGGCGAAACCAAGGCCGACGCCTCCGCGATGCTCGAATACTTCGCGCCGCTCAAGGACTACCTGGGCGAGCAAACCAAGGGCATGAAGTGCGGCTGGTAA
- a CDS encoding DUF924 domain-containing protein, whose amino-acid sequence MVSYDDVLTFWFGTNDLTKQLAPRRAWFAKDAEFDRTIAERFGTLLEEAGRGEHDAWRKSPASCLALLLLLDQFSRNVYRGTARAFANDPAAMQHCLYALDHGHDRQVAPVARWFFYMPLEHCESIERQRDAVARFKALEGSPSASVVIGFAEKHMHIVERFGRFPHRNATLGRESTPEEVEFLNQDGAGF is encoded by the coding sequence ATGGTCAGCTACGACGACGTCCTCACGTTTTGGTTCGGTACGAACGACCTGACGAAACAGCTCGCCCCGAGGCGCGCGTGGTTCGCCAAGGACGCGGAATTCGACCGAACCATCGCAGAGCGCTTCGGCACGCTGCTCGAGGAGGCAGGGAGGGGAGAGCACGACGCATGGCGTAAGAGCCCTGCGAGCTGTCTGGCGCTCTTGCTGTTGCTCGATCAGTTCTCACGCAACGTTTACCGCGGCACCGCGCGCGCGTTCGCCAACGATCCCGCGGCCATGCAGCACTGCCTCTACGCGCTCGATCATGGGCATGACCGCCAAGTCGCTCCGGTCGCGCGTTGGTTCTTCTACATGCCGCTCGAACACTGCGAGTCGATCGAACGCCAACGCGATGCCGTGGCGCGCTTCAAGGCCCTCGAAGGCTCGCCCAGTGCGTCCGTGGTCATTGGCTTTGCCGAGAAGCACATGCACATCGTCGAGCGTTTCGGTCGCTTTCCGCACCGCAACGCGACCCTCGGGCGTGAAAGCACGCCCGAGGAGGTCGAGTTCCTGAACCAGGACGGAGCCGGCTTTTAG